One Frankia alni ACN14a DNA window includes the following coding sequences:
- a CDS encoding thiopeptide-type bacteriocin biosynthesis protein: MPADHLIVTSPYGLAAGVLAVLAGADLEVTAANSALDPIDLDEAVEVFQAAGLAALERSAEHACYQVCVQFPDWSAAEAVGATGLGPRLDRLQAGGEIEGWWFLRKYPCWRLRLPGADRGAVDRVLDELTDTGVVARWWPTVYEPETAAFGGTAGMDVAHDLFCADSRGVLDYVRHDAPGLGRRELSILLLGGLLRAAGLDVFECGDVFDRVARLRPTPAEADAARIERLAQNVRALLSIPDLSTSELFTSGGPVEHAAPWLAAFQTAGRRLDDAAARGGLDRGVRAIMTHVLIFHWNRFGLSAASQGILARAATTALLPRS, translated from the coding sequence ATGCCTGCTGATCACCTGATCGTCACGTCCCCGTACGGCCTCGCCGCCGGTGTCCTCGCGGTGCTCGCGGGCGCCGATCTGGAGGTCACCGCGGCCAACAGCGCTCTGGACCCGATTGACCTTGACGAAGCCGTCGAGGTCTTCCAGGCCGCCGGGCTCGCAGCGCTGGAACGATCCGCCGAGCACGCCTGCTACCAGGTGTGTGTCCAGTTTCCCGACTGGTCGGCTGCCGAGGCGGTCGGTGCTACCGGGCTCGGGCCGCGGCTGGACCGACTCCAGGCCGGCGGCGAGATCGAGGGATGGTGGTTCCTGCGCAAGTATCCCTGTTGGCGACTGCGCCTGCCCGGTGCGGACCGCGGCGCCGTCGATCGGGTGCTCGACGAGCTGACCGACACCGGGGTCGTCGCACGCTGGTGGCCGACGGTGTACGAGCCTGAGACCGCCGCTTTCGGCGGGACGGCCGGGATGGACGTCGCCCACGACCTGTTCTGCGCCGATTCCCGCGGCGTGCTCGACTACGTGCGCCATGATGCTCCCGGCCTCGGCCGTCGCGAACTGTCGATCCTGCTGCTCGGCGGCCTCCTCCGCGCCGCAGGACTCGACGTGTTCGAGTGCGGCGACGTCTTCGACCGGGTTGCCCGGCTGCGACCTACACCAGCCGAGGCCGACGCCGCCCGGATCGAACGCCTGGCGCAGAACGTGCGCGCTCTCCTGTCGATCCCTGACCTGTCCACCAGTGAACTGTTCACCTCCGGTGGGCCGGTCGAGCACGCCGCGCCCTGGCTTGCCGCGTTCCAGACCGCCGGCCGCCGGCTCGACGACGCCGCCGCGCGAGGTGGCCTGGACCGTGGGGTCCGGGCGATCATGACCCATGTGCTGATCTTTCACTGGAACCGGTTCGGCCTGTCCGCCGCCAGCCAGGGCATCCTCGCCCGCGCCGCGACCACAGCCCTCCTGCCCCGGAGCTGA
- a CDS encoding lanthionine synthetase C family protein — protein MNPAEGTGLVTLTAAEATRQSLARGAVGTALLQVERALAGSGDWETARTTIRRAVAGPVDAAEHTGLYYGAPALAFLLHTVSDQHPRYRAASEALIEHVLSLARRRLATAAGRIERGEAATFAEFDVFYGLTGIGALLLRCSPGSDVLAEILRYVISLTRPHRQDSIELPGWWVAHDPDEILPTPGGHANFGMAHGAAGLLAFLALAAARGCLVDGQPEAIAVLTGWFDRWRQDGADGPWWPQWITREELGTGRPAQPRPDRGSWCYGTAGIARAQQLAAIATGDPRRVEAAEDALAASLTDIQLDRITEPGLCHGMAGIYQTAYRAARDAQTPALGRRLPALAARLAQHAGPFGDQDDKGGLLTGSAGVALALETARHTGPPRTGWDACLLIT, from the coding sequence GTGAACCCCGCCGAGGGCACCGGCCTGGTGACGCTCACCGCTGCCGAGGCGACCAGGCAATCCCTGGCCCGGGGCGCGGTGGGGACAGCGCTGCTGCAGGTCGAGCGGGCCCTGGCCGGCTCCGGGGACTGGGAGACGGCTCGGACGACGATCCGGCGGGCGGTGGCCGGGCCGGTCGATGCCGCCGAGCACACCGGCCTGTATTACGGGGCGCCCGCCCTCGCCTTCCTGCTGCACACCGTCTCCGATCAACATCCGCGATACCGCGCGGCCTCCGAGGCGCTGATCGAGCACGTGCTATCCCTGGCCCGTCGGCGTCTGGCGACCGCGGCCGGCAGGATCGAGCGCGGTGAGGCTGCCACGTTCGCCGAGTTCGACGTCTTCTATGGGCTGACGGGGATCGGTGCGCTGCTGTTGCGGTGTAGTCCCGGTAGCGACGTCCTCGCCGAGATCCTGCGGTACGTGATCAGCCTGACCAGGCCACACCGCCAGGACAGCATCGAGCTGCCGGGATGGTGGGTCGCGCACGACCCGGATGAGATCCTGCCGACTCCCGGCGGCCACGCGAACTTCGGTATGGCGCACGGCGCGGCCGGGCTGCTCGCCTTCCTCGCTCTCGCCGCCGCCCGCGGCTGCCTGGTCGACGGCCAACCCGAGGCGATCGCCGTTCTGACCGGCTGGTTCGACCGATGGCGCCAAGACGGCGCGGACGGGCCGTGGTGGCCGCAGTGGATCACCCGGGAGGAGCTGGGGACCGGCCGTCCCGCCCAGCCTCGTCCCGACCGAGGGTCGTGGTGTTACGGGACGGCCGGCATCGCCCGCGCCCAGCAGCTCGCCGCGATCGCCACTGGCGACCCCCGACGCGTCGAAGCGGCAGAGGATGCCCTGGCCGCGAGCCTGACCGACATCCAGCTCGATCGGATCACCGAGCCGGGCCTGTGCCACGGCATGGCCGGGATCTACCAGACCGCCTACCGGGCCGCCCGCGACGCGCAGACCCCCGCCCTCGGCCGCCGGCTTCCCGCGCTGGCCGCCCGGCTGGCCCAGCACGCAGGTCCGTTCGGGGATCAGGACGACAAGGGCGGGTTGCTGACCGGAAGCGCAGGGGTGGCCCTGGCGCTGGAAACCGCCCGGCACACCGGGCCGCCACGTACGGGATGGGACGCATGCCTGCTGATCACCTGA
- a CDS encoding lantibiotic dehydratase → MTVSLRFQHTGAVLVRATTDPGDLELPTWLNLSDPAAVEQEGRAWLAKIWVRPEVREALQLASTALAARIDQLLDEGARPHTAKEMRRAIVSVASYLLRWQRRATPFGLFAGVGAAALGPAMAEVGAGHRAVVRADAEWVTTLIDQLERRPELRPRLTVVADNTRTVRDGRVIVHSRAEVGASSPGPLRESSVRLTRPVQVALAAAGSPIRLDALAARMTTRFPSASPGKIRMVLDGLVDGGFLITSLWPPMTAVDALAYLICALRSAGGEDLADLGALLHELDDISAQLACHNSTSNLEQAAKIRNAVIGQMTALVPVAGHALAADVRLDARIAVPERVLTEAALAASVLLRVTTQPFGSAAWLDYHARFRARYGPGALVPVREMVADSGLGYPTGYLGAPRARPAWRMLTERDAALLALIQQATVDGAEEIELTDADIEALTIGEHADIVPPQRIELGVEVHAVSTEAIDRGDFQLRVTAAPRAPTSMAGRFAHLLDDADRARLAATFTAEPEAGAPDGAVAVQMSFPPRRPHNENVVRVAPLLPDVVSLSEHPESTHPDVRVIEVDDLAVTADADQMYLVQRSTGRRVIPRVPHALDTVVQSPPLARFLAEVADARSARFGGFDLGAARVLPYVPRIRYRRTVLAAARWILTAADLPGPPAGGGAQDALGSWRQRWRVPARIVLCHGELRLPLDLDQELDRALLRAQAERAGRVELQEAGPAGCEGWIGRPAELLIPLTAITSPARPLPATAAPGAVLRPGDSAVLHAQVVGNPARFDEILTAHLPRFLDDLDGLVRFWWVRRHRNLILPESDQHLAVFLHLGSPEQYGPAAAKVAAFASELEARGLPCQLTLASHPQHPARYGDGPALAAAERVFATDTAAAIAQIATAQASGVPAQALAAASMAHLAAAFAPEPESGCRALVACLRQEHGPLDRTLRDHALGLAEADGRYRAIRTLPGGDAVAAAWAARDTALTAYHRALAEQRDPAAVLRTLLHEHHVRAIGVDPTHERETGRLARAAALRRLARAGAR, encoded by the coding sequence ATGACCGTGTCCCTGCGCTTCCAGCACACCGGCGCCGTCCTGGTTCGTGCGACCACGGACCCCGGCGACCTCGAGCTGCCGACCTGGCTGAACCTGTCCGACCCTGCCGCGGTCGAGCAGGAAGGCCGGGCATGGTTGGCGAAGATCTGGGTGCGCCCGGAGGTACGCGAGGCGCTACAGCTGGCCAGCACGGCTCTCGCCGCGCGTATCGACCAGCTCCTCGACGAGGGCGCCAGGCCCCACACGGCGAAGGAGATGCGTCGCGCCATCGTCTCGGTGGCGTCCTATCTGCTGCGGTGGCAGCGGCGCGCGACCCCGTTCGGCCTGTTCGCCGGGGTCGGCGCCGCCGCCCTCGGCCCCGCGATGGCCGAGGTGGGGGCGGGGCACCGGGCGGTGGTGCGGGCGGACGCGGAATGGGTCACGACGCTGATCGACCAGCTCGAACGACGCCCGGAGCTGCGCCCCCGGCTGACGGTGGTGGCCGACAACACCCGGACCGTGCGGGATGGCCGGGTCATCGTGCACAGCCGGGCCGAGGTGGGCGCATCATCTCCGGGGCCGCTGCGGGAGTCGTCGGTACGGCTCACCCGGCCCGTCCAGGTCGCGCTGGCTGCGGCCGGCTCGCCGATCCGGCTCGACGCCCTCGCCGCCCGGATGACCACCAGGTTCCCGTCCGCCTCCCCAGGCAAGATCCGCATGGTGCTGGACGGTCTGGTCGACGGGGGCTTCCTGATCACGAGCCTGTGGCCACCGATGACGGCCGTCGACGCCTTGGCCTATCTGATCTGCGCGTTACGTTCGGCCGGGGGAGAGGACCTGGCCGACCTCGGCGCGCTGCTGCACGAACTCGACGACATCAGCGCGCAGCTGGCTTGCCACAACAGCACCTCCAACCTGGAGCAGGCGGCGAAGATCCGGAACGCGGTCATCGGGCAGATGACCGCGCTCGTCCCCGTCGCCGGGCACGCGCTGGCCGCCGACGTGCGGCTCGACGCGCGGATCGCTGTCCCCGAGCGGGTGTTGACCGAGGCTGCGCTCGCGGCCAGCGTGCTGCTGCGGGTGACGACGCAGCCGTTCGGCTCGGCGGCCTGGCTGGACTACCACGCCCGGTTCCGCGCCCGTTACGGTCCCGGCGCGCTGGTGCCGGTCCGGGAGATGGTCGCCGACTCCGGGCTCGGATATCCCACCGGCTATCTCGGTGCGCCCCGGGCCAGGCCCGCCTGGCGGATGCTGACCGAGCGCGACGCCGCCCTGTTGGCGTTGATCCAGCAGGCCACCGTGGACGGGGCCGAGGAGATCGAGCTGACCGACGCAGACATCGAGGCGTTGACCATCGGGGAGCACGCCGACATCGTCCCGCCACAGCGGATCGAACTCGGGGTCGAGGTGCACGCCGTCTCGACCGAGGCGATCGACCGCGGCGATTTCCAGCTGCGCGTCACCGCCGCGCCGCGCGCCCCCACCAGCATGGCCGGACGGTTCGCCCACCTGCTCGACGACGCCGACCGCGCCCGGCTGGCCGCCACGTTCACCGCGGAACCCGAGGCGGGAGCGCCGGACGGGGCGGTGGCGGTGCAGATGTCCTTCCCGCCACGTCGGCCGCACAACGAGAACGTGGTGCGCGTCGCGCCGCTGCTCCCGGACGTCGTCTCGCTGTCGGAGCATCCTGAATCCACCCACCCTGATGTCAGGGTGATCGAGGTCGACGACCTGGCTGTAACGGCCGATGCCGACCAGATGTACCTGGTTCAGCGCTCCACCGGTCGGCGGGTGATCCCGCGGGTTCCCCATGCTCTGGACACGGTTGTGCAGAGCCCACCGCTGGCCCGGTTCCTCGCCGAGGTCGCCGATGCGCGCAGCGCGCGGTTCGGAGGGTTCGACCTTGGCGCGGCCCGCGTCCTGCCCTACGTGCCGCGTATCCGGTACCGGCGTACGGTGCTGGCCGCCGCCCGCTGGATTCTCACCGCCGCGGACCTGCCCGGCCCTCCGGCCGGCGGCGGCGCGCAGGATGCTCTGGGTTCCTGGCGACAACGGTGGCGGGTGCCGGCCCGGATCGTGCTGTGCCACGGTGAGCTGCGCCTGCCCCTCGACCTCGATCAGGAGCTGGACCGGGCCCTGTTACGGGCTCAGGCGGAGCGAGCCGGGCGAGTCGAGCTACAGGAAGCCGGTCCGGCCGGCTGCGAGGGATGGATCGGGCGCCCGGCAGAGCTGCTGATCCCACTGACCGCGATCACCTCGCCCGCCCGGCCGCTACCAGCGACCGCAGCGCCAGGCGCCGTCCTTCGACCAGGTGACTCCGCGGTGCTGCACGCGCAGGTGGTGGGCAACCCCGCGCGGTTCGACGAGATCCTCACCGCTCACCTGCCCAGGTTCCTCGACGACCTCGATGGTCTGGTCCGGTTCTGGTGGGTGCGTCGGCACCGCAACCTGATCCTTCCCGAGTCCGATCAGCATCTCGCCGTGTTCCTGCACCTGGGCAGCCCCGAACAGTACGGACCGGCCGCCGCGAAGGTGGCCGCCTTCGCGTCCGAGCTGGAAGCGCGCGGGCTCCCCTGCCAGCTCACCCTCGCCTCCCACCCGCAGCATCCCGCCCGTTACGGCGACGGCCCGGCGCTCGCTGCGGCCGAGCGCGTGTTCGCCACCGACACCGCAGCCGCCATCGCGCAGATCGCGACGGCGCAGGCCTCCGGGGTTCCCGCGCAGGCGCTGGCCGCGGCGTCGATGGCGCACCTGGCCGCTGCCTTCGCCCCCGAACCGGAATCCGGATGTCGGGCGCTCGTCGCCTGCCTGCGTCAGGAACACGGGCCGCTGGACCGGACGCTGCGCGACCACGCGCTTGGCCTGGCCGAGGCCGACGGACGATATCGAGCCATTCGCACCCTGCCGGGCGGGGATGCGGTCGCGGCGGCCTGGGCCGCCAGGGACACCGCGCTGACCGCCTACCATCGCGCCCTCGCCGAGCAGCGCGATCCGGCAGCCGTGCTTCGCACCCTGCTGCACGAGCACCACGTACGCGCCATCGGCGTCGATCCGACGCACGAGCGGGAGACCGGCCGACTCGCCCGCGCCGCCGCGCTGCGCCGCCTTGCTCGGGCTGGTGCCCGGTGA
- a CDS encoding FxLD family lanthipeptide, which produces MSPVLAVDRPESTDSAIDDAEFELDMRVVESTTRLVIMMCDTSDGCGSSCSTSACSTASNDPS; this is translated from the coding sequence ATGTCGCCAGTGCTTGCGGTCGATCGCCCCGAGTCCACGGACTCCGCGATCGACGACGCGGAGTTCGAGCTCGACATGCGCGTGGTGGAGTCCACCACGCGACTCGTGATCATGATGTGTGACACGAGCGATGGCTGCGGCAGCAGCTGCAGCACCAGCGCCTGCAGCACCGCGTCCAACGACCCGTCCTGA
- the fxlM gene encoding methyltransferase, FxLD system: MTQMVDTSTGRDRATEIRNALTDKLRADGVITSPVVERAFRTVPRHLFVPEGTPLEVSYNADDSVAVKRDQDGVIISSVSAPFIQAQMIEQAGLGPGMSVLEIGGGGFNAALLAEVVGPSGRVVSVDIDSEVTDRASALLEATGYGGRVTVVRADAEDGVPDLDERVDAILVTVGAWDIAPTWLAQLSEDGRIVVPLRMNGITRSIGFRREGDHLVSTSAQVCGFVPMQGSGAHDERVFLLPDAQGRNVKLRFDGDVPQDMSLLDGVLATERDERWSGVTIRHGVSFADLHLWFASFLRGFCKLAVDEGTDLAAERRSWFPFGVVRDDSFAYLAVRPALEGAGVEFGARAYGARGETAATAMVEQIQAWDRWARSGPAPTFAYWPTGADRTPIGEGTAALEKTHGLVTISWPTAR, encoded by the coding sequence ATGACTCAGATGGTTGACACGTCCACCGGTCGCGACCGGGCGACGGAGATCCGTAATGCCCTGACGGACAAGCTTCGCGCGGACGGCGTGATTACCTCGCCCGTCGTCGAGCGGGCCTTCCGCACGGTGCCGCGGCACCTGTTCGTCCCCGAGGGCACGCCGCTGGAGGTCTCCTACAACGCCGACGACTCGGTGGCGGTCAAACGCGACCAGGACGGCGTGATCATCTCCTCGGTCAGCGCTCCGTTCATCCAGGCCCAGATGATCGAGCAGGCCGGGCTCGGGCCCGGCATGAGCGTGCTGGAGATCGGCGGCGGTGGCTTCAATGCCGCTCTCCTGGCCGAGGTCGTCGGTCCGAGTGGCCGCGTGGTCAGCGTGGACATCGACTCGGAGGTGACCGACCGGGCCAGCGCTCTGCTGGAGGCGACCGGGTACGGCGGCCGGGTCACGGTTGTGCGGGCCGACGCCGAGGACGGCGTGCCCGACCTCGACGAGAGGGTCGACGCAATTCTTGTGACGGTCGGAGCGTGGGACATCGCGCCGACCTGGCTTGCGCAGTTGTCCGAGGACGGCAGGATCGTCGTTCCGCTGCGGATGAACGGAATCACTCGCTCGATCGGCTTCCGCCGCGAGGGTGACCATCTGGTGAGCACCTCGGCGCAGGTGTGCGGGTTCGTCCCGATGCAGGGATCGGGCGCACATGACGAGCGGGTCTTCCTGCTTCCCGACGCGCAGGGCCGCAACGTCAAGCTGCGATTCGACGGCGACGTGCCGCAGGACATGAGTCTGCTGGACGGAGTCCTGGCGACCGAGCGCGACGAGAGGTGGTCCGGGGTCACGATCAGGCATGGCGTCTCGTTCGCCGACCTGCACCTGTGGTTCGCCAGCTTCCTGCGCGGATTCTGCAAGCTGGCGGTGGATGAGGGAACTGATCTGGCCGCGGAACGCCGGAGCTGGTTCCCCTTCGGGGTCGTGCGCGATGACTCCTTCGCCTACCTGGCGGTGCGCCCGGCCCTGGAAGGCGCCGGAGTCGAGTTCGGCGCGCGCGCCTATGGGGCACGCGGCGAGACCGCCGCCACCGCCATGGTCGAACAGATCCAGGCCTGGGACCGCTGGGCCCGAAGCGGCCCGGCCCCCACCTTCGCCTACTGGCCGACCGGCGCCGACCGCACCCCGATCGGCGAGGGCACGGCGGCGTTGGAGAAGACCCACGGCCTGGTCACGATCTCCTGGCCGACCGCCCGCTGA
- a CDS encoding helix-turn-helix domain-containing protein has product MDPERYVADRETLAARLRELRRATGLTGVQAAASTGMSQPKISKLENGRLLPSEHDVEILLDLYRANGQERSALLALAARLHATLESNRTILHRGAARKQAEIGEVEADATVLRYFTPGGISGLLQTAEYMRRVFTLALTGAELARTVAARQQRQQALHAPGKQFTFILTEAALRWRFCPDDVMAAQAAHIASLSTLSNVRIGVIPLTARPGDIPLHGYEIFDERLVTIGLEHATVAVTDPRDIATYLQLFEVMANAAEFGESARARLGTIARDFQP; this is encoded by the coding sequence ATGGACCCGGAACGCTACGTCGCCGACCGCGAGACCCTCGCTGCCCGCCTGCGTGAGCTCCGTCGGGCGACCGGGCTGACGGGCGTGCAGGCGGCGGCGAGCACCGGCATGTCCCAGCCCAAGATCTCGAAGTTGGAGAACGGCCGGCTGCTGCCGTCCGAACACGATGTCGAGATCCTGCTCGACCTCTACCGGGCCAACGGGCAGGAACGCTCCGCGCTGCTCGCCCTGGCCGCCCGCCTGCATGCCACGCTGGAAAGCAACCGGACGATTCTGCATCGCGGCGCCGCCCGCAAGCAGGCCGAGATCGGCGAGGTCGAGGCGGACGCGACCGTCCTGCGGTACTTCACCCCGGGCGGGATCTCCGGCCTGCTGCAGACCGCCGAGTACATGCGGCGGGTGTTCACGCTTGCGCTGACCGGCGCGGAACTGGCTCGGACGGTCGCCGCCCGCCAGCAGCGTCAGCAGGCGCTGCACGCGCCGGGCAAGCAGTTCACCTTCATCCTGACCGAGGCGGCTCTGCGCTGGCGGTTCTGCCCGGACGACGTCATGGCCGCCCAGGCCGCTCACATCGCCTCGCTGTCGACCCTGAGCAACGTCCGGATCGGCGTGATCCCGCTGACCGCCCGTCCCGGCGACATCCCGCTGCACGGGTACGAGATCTTCGACGAACGCCTGGTCACCATCGGCCTGGAGCACGCCACCGTCGCGGTCACCGACCCCCGCGACATCGCCACCTACCTGCAGCTGTTCGAGGTGATGGCGAACGCCGCCGAGTTCGGCGAGTCGGCGCGGGCCCGGCTGGGCACCATCGCCCGCGACTTTCAGCCGTAA
- a CDS encoding DUF6879 family protein has protein sequence MLSESELDPLFNDARSEWFRLEGHHTYSTTVEQPRLHAYLAGEPYDQASEPTAWLAEIHDRVAGGLRFRKVRVLQGPLSAYERWECEWSYPATERAGQRTFVLDLAETPDPPALPDYDWWMFDERLVLRMHYDAAGNFVGGELLDDPIAAAAHVSFRDAALAAAVPFPAYWAGHPQYWRRNWQDWPA, from the coding sequence GTGTTGAGTGAGTCCGAGCTCGACCCGCTGTTCAACGACGCGCGGTCGGAGTGGTTCCGGCTGGAGGGCCACCACACGTACAGCACGACGGTCGAGCAGCCACGGCTACACGCCTACCTGGCTGGTGAGCCTTACGACCAGGCCAGCGAGCCGACGGCGTGGCTGGCGGAGATCCATGACCGGGTCGCCGGCGGGCTGAGGTTCCGCAAGGTGCGGGTGCTGCAGGGTCCGCTGAGCGCCTACGAGCGCTGGGAATGCGAGTGGTCCTACCCGGCGACCGAGCGGGCCGGGCAGCGCACCTTCGTGCTCGACCTGGCGGAGACTCCCGACCCGCCGGCCCTGCCCGACTACGACTGGTGGATGTTCGACGAGCGGCTCGTCCTGCGGATGCACTACGACGCGGCGGGCAACTTCGTCGGCGGTGAGCTCCTCGACGATCCGATCGCCGCAGCCGCACACGTCTCGTTCCGGGACGCGGCCTTGGCGGCGGCGGTCCCCTTCCCCGCCTACTGGGCCGGGCATCCGCAGTACTGGCGGCGGAACTGGCAGGATTGGCCTGCGTGA
- a CDS encoding DUF397 domain-containing protein: protein MDLSGAEWRKSSHSATQTNCVEIARVADVVAVRDSKDPDGPVLVFTPSEWAAFLAGARDGEFNL from the coding sequence GTGGACCTCTCCGGAGCCGAGTGGCGCAAGTCGAGCCACAGTGCCACCCAGACCAACTGCGTGGAGATCGCCCGTGTCGCGGACGTCGTGGCCGTCCGTGACTCGAAGGACCCCGACGGCCCGGTACTCGTCTTCACCCCGAGCGAGTGGGCCGCCTTCCTGGCTGGTGCCCGCGACGGCGAGTTCAACCTGTAG
- a CDS encoding helix-turn-helix domain-containing protein, protein MVDEFVSKDLHPVPSRPDASGAARDPMRRSTRYDADVAATMNVAATARKGRKGPAGLARVASDLTEIMIERGVVMPRRPPSARARGLGAELRDLRAGHGLTSRSVAAQLGWSPSTLSRLENGLRGISAEDVAALLVVYKVTGPERERLLSLAREVDRPGWWETGLPGLPSQLPALIGFESQARRIVDVSMLLVPGLLQTADYARAVMVDGGVAAHEVEARVVTRLGRQTVLSRSDPPELHVLLDEAVIRRPVSSADVMASQLRQLIAAGRRPSITVQVIPFGVGAHLGVHGSYVAFDFDKAPSIVHLEHLRSSLFVDEPADVRPFLQAADTLAGQALDPIRSAEFLTSAADGYERR, encoded by the coding sequence GTGGTGGATGAGTTCGTCTCCAAGGATCTTCACCCCGTCCCTTCCCGACCGGATGCCTCCGGTGCCGCGCGCGACCCCATGAGGCGATCGACTCGCTACGATGCGGATGTTGCAGCAACTATGAACGTTGCTGCAACGGCGCGCAAGGGTCGAAAAGGTCCCGCGGGCCTGGCCCGTGTAGCGTCCGATCTGACCGAGATCATGATCGAAAGGGGAGTGGTGATGCCCCGGCGACCACCGTCCGCGCGTGCTCGTGGCCTCGGCGCCGAGTTGCGGGACCTGCGGGCAGGTCATGGACTCACCAGCCGCTCCGTCGCCGCGCAGCTTGGCTGGTCCCCGAGCACCCTGAGCCGACTGGAGAACGGCCTGCGGGGCATCAGCGCCGAGGATGTGGCCGCGCTTCTCGTCGTCTACAAGGTCACGGGCCCAGAGCGCGAGCGGCTGCTGTCCCTCGCCCGCGAAGTTGACCGCCCCGGCTGGTGGGAGACCGGCCTGCCCGGACTACCGAGCCAGCTCCCCGCTTTGATCGGATTCGAGTCGCAGGCCAGGCGGATCGTGGATGTCTCGATGCTGCTGGTTCCGGGCCTGCTTCAGACGGCCGACTACGCCCGTGCGGTCATGGTCGACGGCGGGGTCGCTGCGCACGAGGTCGAAGCCCGCGTGGTCACCCGCCTCGGCCGACAGACCGTGCTCAGCCGATCCGACCCACCCGAACTGCACGTGCTCCTCGACGAGGCGGTGATCCGCAGGCCCGTGAGCAGCGCGGACGTCATGGCCAGCCAACTCCGCCAACTCATCGCCGCCGGTCGTCGCCCCTCGATCACCGTGCAGGTCATCCCGTTCGGGGTCGGCGCGCACCTCGGCGTGCACGGCTCCTATGTCGCCTTCGACTTCGACAAGGCGCCGAGCATCGTCCACCTCGAGCACCTGCGATCCAGCCTCTTCGTCGACGAACCCGCCGACGTCCGGCCCTTCCTACAAGCCGCCGATACGCTGGCAGGACAAGCACTCGACCCCATCAGGTCCGCGGAGTTCCTGACGTCCGCGGCCGACGGCTACGAACGGAGGTGA
- a CDS encoding ATP-binding protein, translating into MTPTGSAHIRLFHFPVSDTAARAARSRARETIESWHIDPETTDNAVLLVSELITNAVRASTTVAASLDPSEVPRQERAMASVSLRISRMGSRLLLEVWDRDVRPPALQDQTPTAESGRGLFLVDALSAQWSWYRPVTGGKVVWVELRTAPSPTPHEQFVQADPGPPESLARRTRTAVPDAPFPVTFIDDPMLLRRAVEGLRKLDDRQRVHVGGLPIRPNRRDDPGCDHEGLGVSVISSSGSRRAVPLG; encoded by the coding sequence ATGACGCCGACCGGGTCCGCGCACATCCGCCTCTTCCATTTTCCGGTGTCCGACACGGCCGCTCGGGCCGCCCGCAGCCGTGCCCGAGAGACGATTGAGAGCTGGCACATCGACCCCGAGACCACGGACAATGCGGTCCTGCTCGTCTCCGAGTTGATCACCAATGCGGTCAGAGCGTCGACGACCGTCGCCGCGTCGCTCGACCCGTCAGAGGTGCCGAGGCAGGAGAGGGCCATGGCGTCCGTCTCGCTGCGGATCAGCAGGATGGGCTCACGGCTCCTCCTCGAGGTCTGGGACCGCGACGTCCGCCCTCCGGCGTTGCAGGATCAGACGCCTACCGCCGAAAGCGGCCGTGGGCTGTTTCTGGTCGACGCGTTGAGCGCACAGTGGTCCTGGTACCGGCCCGTGACCGGTGGAAAGGTCGTCTGGGTCGAGCTGCGGACCGCGCCTTCCCCAACACCCCACGAACAGTTCGTGCAGGCGGACCCCGGGCCGCCGGAATCACTGGCGAGGCGCACGCGGACCGCTGTGCCGGACGCGCCGTTTCCAGTGACCTTCATCGACGATCCGATGCTGCTGAGACGGGCCGTCGAGGGACTACGCAAACTCGATGATCGGCAACGTGTCCATGTCGGCGGTCTGCCGATCAGACCGAACCGTCGTGACGATCCCGGATGCGATCATGAAGGGCTCGGTGTCTCGGTGATCTCCTCGTCAGGTTCGAGGCGGGCGGTGCCACTCGGATGA